The following coding sequences are from one Granulicella sp. L56 window:
- the gnd gene encoding phosphogluconate dehydrogenase (NAD(+)-dependent, decarboxylating), giving the protein MQLGMVGLGRMGANMVRRLTRHDHECVVFDMSPKAVDELAKEKGVTGSSSLEDFVSKLAKPRAIWLMIPAGFVEETIAKIAPQLESGDILIDGGNSYYIDDIRRAKELAPKGINYVDVGTSGGVWGLDRGYCMMIGGPQAAVEHLDPIFKSIAPGIGDIDRTPGFDKLGGTAEQGYLHCGASGGGHFVKMVHNGIEYGIMAAYAEGLGILKAANIGKQAGEVDAETTPLRDPENYQFDFNLTEVAEVWRRGSVIASWLLDLTAAALTEDPALSKFGGRVSDSGEGRWTIKAAIDEGVPAPVLTTALYERFSSRGQADFSDKLLSAMRYEFGGHLEKPATK; this is encoded by the coding sequence ATGCAACTTGGAATGGTAGGACTGGGACGGATGGGGGCCAACATGGTCCGGCGGCTGACGCGGCACGACCACGAATGCGTCGTCTTCGACATGTCGCCCAAGGCCGTCGACGAGCTGGCCAAGGAAAAAGGCGTCACCGGCTCCTCTTCGCTCGAAGACTTCGTCAGCAAGCTCGCCAAACCCCGTGCCATCTGGCTGATGATTCCGGCAGGCTTTGTCGAAGAGACGATCGCCAAAATCGCCCCTCAACTCGAATCCGGCGACATCCTGATCGACGGCGGCAACTCCTACTACATCGACGACATCCGCCGCGCCAAAGAGCTTGCCCCCAAAGGCATTAACTACGTCGATGTCGGCACCAGCGGCGGCGTCTGGGGACTCGATCGCGGCTACTGCATGATGATCGGCGGCCCGCAGGCCGCAGTCGAACACCTCGATCCCATCTTCAAATCCATCGCGCCCGGCATCGGTGACATCGACCGCACCCCCGGCTTCGACAAGCTCGGCGGCACCGCCGAGCAGGGCTATCTCCACTGCGGCGCCAGCGGCGGCGGCCACTTCGTCAAAATGGTGCACAACGGCATCGAGTACGGCATCATGGCCGCCTACGCCGAGGGCCTGGGCATCCTTAAGGCCGCCAACATCGGCAAGCAGGCCGGCGAGGTAGATGCCGAGACCACGCCGCTACGCGATCCCGAGAATTATCAGTTCGACTTCAATCTCACCGAGGTCGCCGAAGTCTGGCGGCGCGGCAGCGTCATCGCCTCGTGGCTGCTAGACCTTACGGCGGCTGCCCTCACCGAAGACCCTGCGCTATCCAAATTCGGCGGCAGAGTCTCCGACTCCGGCGAAGGCCGCTGGACAATTAAAGCCGCCATCGACGAAGGCGTACCCGCTCCCGTCCTCACCACAGCGCTCTACGAACGCTTCAGCTCCAGAGGACAGGCAGACTTCTCCGACAAGCTTCTATCCGCCATGCGCTACGAGTTCGGCGGCCATCTCGAAAAACCCGCCACAAAGTAA
- a CDS encoding GAF domain-containing protein gives MSIIASNPADTGLEVLDIESDPAFGQRRLHTRDVATQIEGMHRLARAFVTRPDTILQELVEVAVDLCGADSAGISVEQEEKTDENFWHWVATSGSYSGFLNATLPRYPSACGVCLERGRPQLFRVTQRFFDLMGVDAPTVTDGLLLPWETEETRGTIWIMAHGRTEAFDGDDSRMMQVLANFAAMGVRQQRQQKKLMEQASATAAAAMANDLAHKINNPLQSMTNIVYLAAEGKGGGDAKALAQELSEHVERLSVLVEKLLELPIATIQPK, from the coding sequence ATGAGCATAATTGCTTCGAACCCGGCTGACACCGGCCTGGAAGTACTGGATATCGAGAGCGACCCTGCATTCGGGCAGAGACGCCTGCATACGCGCGATGTCGCGACCCAGATTGAGGGGATGCATCGGCTGGCCCGGGCCTTTGTCACCCGCCCCGATACGATTCTGCAGGAGCTGGTCGAGGTTGCGGTCGATCTGTGCGGTGCCGACAGTGCAGGTATCAGCGTAGAGCAAGAGGAAAAGACCGACGAGAATTTCTGGCATTGGGTCGCTACGTCGGGCAGCTACTCGGGTTTTCTGAACGCGACGCTTCCCCGCTATCCCAGCGCTTGCGGTGTCTGCCTGGAGCGAGGACGGCCACAGCTTTTTCGCGTGACTCAGCGCTTCTTCGACCTGATGGGCGTCGATGCGCCGACGGTGACGGACGGTCTTCTACTGCCATGGGAGACGGAAGAGACGCGCGGCACCATCTGGATCATGGCGCATGGAAGAACGGAGGCGTTCGATGGGGACGACTCCCGCATGATGCAGGTGCTGGCGAACTTTGCCGCGATGGGGGTAAGGCAACAACGGCAACAGAAGAAGTTGATGGAACAGGCGAGTGCGACGGCGGCGGCAGCCATGGCGAACGATCTTGCCCACAAGATCAACAACCCGCTGCAGAGCATGACCAACATTGTGTATCTGGCTGCTGAGGGTAAGGGCGGCGGCGATGCAAAGGCGCTGGCGCAGGAGCTGTCAGAGCATGTTGAGCGGCTCTCGGTGCTGGTGGAGAAGCTGCTGGAGCTGCCGATTGCCACGATCCAACCAAAATGA